From a single Rutidosis leptorrhynchoides isolate AG116_Rl617_1_P2 chromosome 5, CSIRO_AGI_Rlap_v1, whole genome shotgun sequence genomic region:
- the LOC139850355 gene encoding cytochrome P450 81Q32-like — translation MEILYLYMSLIFVVLSYLFTSHFGRKFSNLPPTIFPSLPVIGHLYLLKPPLHQTLAKLSIKHGPILNLQLGSRHLLLISSPSASQECFTKNDVIFTNRPHTLYGKIIGNNNTSLNWAPYGDNWRNLRRIASTALFSMHSRKEFHDILVDEEKLLIRKIQNASVSSVHSHVNVKAVLNELMLNIMMRIISGNRYFVGDIGAADEEGKQFSEILEETFLLGMIPYLGDFLPFLRNFVQNGYKNKLISLKNKRDIFFQGFIEQFRKSEGVVKNKKTMIQLLLSLQESDPNYYTDEMIRSFMLILLSAGSDTTTGTMEWCLSLLLNHPHVLQKSRNEIDRVIGKDRLVEESDLVDLPYLRCIINETLRLYPPGPLLVPRESSKDCVIGDYNVPRGTMLIVNQWSIQRDPKLWNDPESFNPERFEGLEGTRDGFKFMPFGFGRRSCPGEGLALHVIEATLGVLIQCFDWERLNGKMVDMTESLNFNLVKVEPLVAKCKPRAEMKNLLDQM, via the exons ATGGAGATCCTTTATCTATACATGTCTCTTATATTCGTTGTATTGTCATATCTCTTCACATCAcactttggtcgaaaattttccaaTTTGCCACCGACCATCTTCCCATCTCTCCCGGTGATTGGTCATCTCTACCTTCTAAAACCGCCACTTCACCAAACACTTGCCAAACTCTCGATCAAACATGGACCCATTCTCAACCTCCAATTAGGTAGTCGCCATCTCCTGTTAATCTCATCCCCTTCCGCATCACAAGAATGTTTCACCAAAAATGACGTCATATTTACCAATCGTCCTCATACGTTATATGGTAAAATTATAGGCAACAACAACACTAGTCTTAACTGGGCTCCATATGGTGACAACTGGCGTAACTTGCGCCGTATTGCTTCGACTGCCCTCTTTTCTATGCATAGCCGTAAAGAATTTCATGATATACTAGTTGATGAAGAAAAACTATTGATACGTAAAATTCAGAATGCGTCTGTTTCTTCTgtacattcacatgtgaatgtaaAGGCGGTTTTGAATGAATTAATGCTGAATATAATGATGAGGATCATATCAGGTAACAGGTATTTTGTAGGTGATATTGGTGCAGCTGATGAAGAAGGGAAACAGTTTAGCGAGATATTAGAAGAGACATTTTTGCTTGGTATGATCCCGTATCTTGGAGATTTTTTGCCATTTCTGAGAAATTTCGTACAGAATGGATACAAAAATAAGTTAATCTCGTTGAAAAATAAAAGAGATATTTTCTTTCAAGGTTTCATTGAACAGTTTAGGAAATCAGAAGGGGTGGTAAAGAACAAGAAGACTATGATTCAATTATTGTTATCGTTACAAGAATCGGATCCAAATTATTACACTGATGAAATGATCAGAAGCTTTATGCTG ATTCTATTATCTGCTGGTTCTGATACTACGACCGGAACAATGGAATGGTGCTTATCACTTCTGCTAAACCACCCACATGTTCTGCAAAAATCAAGAAATGAAATTGATAGAGTTATAGGAAAAGATCGACTTGTTGAGGAGTCAGACCTAGTTGACCTACCTTACCTTCGTTGTATTATAAATGAGACATTACGACTATACCCTCCAGGTCCATTACTCGTTCCTCGTGAGTCGTCAAAAGATTGTGTTATTGGGGACTATAATGTCCCACGCGGGACCATGCTTATTGTTAATCAATGGTCCATACAACGTGACCCTAAATTGTGGAACGACCCTGAGAGCTTCAATCCAGAACGGTTTGAAGGGTTAGAAGGAACAAGGGATGGTTTCAAGTTTATGCCATTTGGGTTTGGAAGGAGGAGTTGTCCGGGTGAAGGTTTGGCACTTCATGTGATTGAGGCAACTTTGGGCGTGCTAATTCAATGCTTTGATTGGGAAAGGTTAAACGGAAAGATGGTTGATATGACTGAATCTCTTAACTTCAACCTTGTAAAAGTTGAACCCTTGGTAGCCAAGTGCAAACCACGTGCTGAGATGAAGAATCTACTCGACCAAATGTGA